GAGCTTTCACGCATTACTTCAGGCAGCAGGGTCCTGTCCTTGGGCTGCGTCTGCACCTCAGTGAAGAGCTGAGGTTCCAGGAGGACGTGACCCTGGACGCAGCGACCGCCCACTCCCTCCTTGTGCTCTCCAGCGATCTGAGGAGCGTCCAGTGTGGGAAGCCCTCCCACCACGTGCTGGAAGACCCCAGGAGGTTCACTCACCTGGTCTGCGTCCTGGGCACCCCGTGCTTCTCCTGGGGCCGCCATTACTGGGAGGTGGAAGTAGGAGAAGCCAGGGAGTGGGCCCTGGGTGTCTGCCAGGAGTCAGTCGACAGGAAGTGGAAGGGTGATTTAACCGCCGACCAGGGCTTCTGGATCATCTGCAAGAAAGCAGGACTCATTCACCCCTGCTCTGTCCCAGATGTAATCGTTCCTGCAAGCCCTGGTCTTCACCGTGTAGGAGTTTTCCTGGATGTGGATTTGGGAGAGATCAAGTTTTTTGATGTTGGAAATAAAGCTCTCATCTACATGCACAGGTTCCTCTCCACCTTGGAGCCTTTTCGTCCGTTCTTCTGTCCGGAACTTCCAAGAGAAGGGGCCACTGGTGCTCCACTGAGCATCTGCCTAGAACGTGCAGCCCTTCCCCAAGCTCTCAAGTGACAAAGACCTTTGGCCCTTGCTCAGGATGACCAGGAAGACACACTGTCAACATTTGGTAGACAATTTATAGATTGTAGATTCGTGTGATGCAATAATTGTATAGCATTTTTGAACTAGTTTGTTGATTTGCAACTAATCAACCTCTGTATGTTGAGTAGATTTCCTCACTAAATGGCTATGTAGTCTTAGGGGGACACTAGGCACTGAGACCTCTGTTTGCTCGTCTCCTAATTGGAATCAGGATCTCTTAGAGCCAAACCTTTGTGATGATTGCAAG
The sequence above is drawn from the Lepus europaeus isolate LE1 chromosome 3, mLepTim1.pri, whole genome shotgun sequence genome and encodes:
- the LOC133756627 gene encoding ret finger protein-like 4B encodes the protein MAKNLLTHTTCPICLEDFLNPVSLSCGHVFCFDCIQSWTSEREEVCPICRSVNEKPLVEEWQIRAFTHYFRQQGPVLGLRLHLSEELRFQEDVTLDAATAHSLLVLSSDLRSVQCGKPSHHVLEDPRRFTHLVCVLGTPCFSWGRHYWEVEVGEAREWALGVCQESVDRKWKGDLTADQGFWIICKKAGLIHPCSVPDVIVPASPGLHRVGVFLDVDLGEIKFFDVGNKALIYMHRFLSTLEPFRPFFCPELPREGATGAPLSICLERAALPQALK